A window of the Flavobacterium sangjuense genome harbors these coding sequences:
- a CDS encoding M48 family metalloprotease, with protein MSVVKVSSQFKAQAYKAVFSIILFTIVYFLFFLLSVGIFVGCCYAAAMIVAASPAFITIMLGIGLLGVGFFVMYFMIKFLFTKNKSDYSHLTEINIKNEPKLYQMIQDLVNEVETDFPKKVYLSSDVNASVFYDSSFWSMFFPVKKNLNIGMGLVNTSTVVELRGILAHEFGHFSQKSMRVGSYVYNVNRVIYNLLYDNDEYSEAMTTWASRSGYFALLIGIAIAFNKAIQYVLQFMYKIVNVSYMGLSREMEFHADEIAANVVGSEPMIHSMMRMNLTSDSFDRVLNYYESKINDSITTFNVYPQHLLATNLVATQNKIEIINNLPLVKEDYFEKFNKTKLIIKNQWASHPSTEERILAFKKLNIVLKTIDNRPANVLFKDIIKTQKLLTKKMFQNVEYPDSPIEEDVSSFLNTLEKEYVENKFPDAFNGYYDNYSMDAMDLEKLTEETSISAFEELFSNEKIELVYANNSQINDLETLKQIANKEFELKSFDYDGNKYKASEAQILVDNLNSTIENNKKLLRQNDNEIFKYFYQKAKQKTGESKLVKLYKDFILMDNQYKLKIQLYIDMINNFSFAYQQNQPDVINRNMKNFYGLEEKFKTELKSILNDELYQNVVTNDLREKCNKYLDDHLIYFGGGKYDDEAINSKNEIQNTYLFILQQSYFLKKKEILELQDSLR; from the coding sequence ATGTCAGTCGTTAAAGTATCATCTCAGTTCAAAGCCCAAGCTTATAAAGCCGTATTCTCAATCATTCTTTTTACCATCGTTTACTTTCTTTTTTTTCTTCTATCCGTCGGAATATTTGTTGGATGTTGCTATGCTGCTGCAATGATTGTTGCAGCCAGCCCTGCCTTTATTACAATAATGCTGGGAATAGGATTACTGGGAGTAGGCTTTTTTGTGATGTATTTCATGATTAAATTCTTATTTACCAAAAATAAGAGTGACTATTCTCATCTCACAGAAATAAATATAAAAAATGAACCCAAATTATATCAGATGATTCAGGATTTAGTCAACGAAGTTGAAACAGATTTTCCAAAAAAAGTATATCTATCTTCTGATGTTAATGCTTCTGTATTTTATGATTCAAGTTTTTGGAGTATGTTTTTCCCTGTGAAGAAAAATCTTAATATCGGAATGGGATTGGTAAATACTTCAACTGTTGTTGAACTCAGGGGAATTTTAGCTCATGAATTTGGACATTTCTCGCAAAAATCAATGAGAGTTGGAAGTTATGTATATAATGTCAACCGTGTAATTTATAATTTGTTGTATGACAATGATGAATATAGCGAAGCCATGACTACCTGGGCAAGCAGGAGCGGTTATTTTGCATTACTCATTGGCATAGCCATTGCCTTTAACAAAGCAATACAGTATGTTTTACAGTTCATGTATAAAATTGTAAATGTAAGCTATATGGGATTATCGAGAGAAATGGAGTTCCATGCAGATGAAATTGCGGCTAATGTGGTTGGCTCTGAACCAATGATACATTCAATGATGAGAATGAATTTAACTTCAGATTCATTTGACAGAGTTCTTAATTATTATGAATCCAAAATAAATGATTCCATAACTACTTTTAATGTTTATCCACAGCATCTTTTGGCTACAAACTTAGTGGCAACTCAGAATAAGATTGAAATAATTAATAACTTACCACTGGTTAAGGAAGATTATTTTGAGAAATTCAATAAGACTAAACTAATTATAAAAAATCAATGGGCTTCCCATCCATCTACAGAAGAAAGAATTCTGGCCTTTAAAAAACTAAATATTGTTTTAAAAACAATTGATAACAGGCCTGCAAATGTTTTATTTAAAGACATAATAAAAACCCAGAAGCTACTAACAAAAAAAATGTTTCAAAATGTTGAATATCCTGATTCTCCAATTGAAGAAGATGTTAGTTCTTTCTTAAATACTCTGGAAAAAGAATATGTTGAAAACAAATTTCCTGATGCTTTTAATGGCTATTATGACAACTATTCAATGGATGCCATGGATTTGGAAAAATTAACTGAAGAAACCAGTATTTCAGCTTTTGAAGAGCTTTTCAGTAATGAAAAAATAGAATTGGTTTATGCAAACAACAGTCAGATAAATGATTTAGAAACATTAAAACAAATTGCCAATAAAGAATTTGAATTAAAGTCTTTTGATTATGACGGAAACAAATACAAAGCATCCGAAGCTCAAATTCTTGTAGATAATTTGAATAGTACTATTGAAAATAACAAAAAGCTTTTACGCCAAAATGATAATGAGATTTTCAAATATTTTTATCAAAAAGCAAAACAAAAGACTGGAGAATCGAAACTTGTAAAACTTTACAAGGATTTCATTTTAATGGATAACCAGTATAAATTAAAAATACAACTATATATTGATATGATTAATAATTTTTCTTTTGCTTACCAGCAAAATCAGCCAGATGTAATAAATCGTAACATGAAAAATTTTTATGGTTTAGAGGAAAAATTTAAAACTGAATTAAAATCTATTTTGAATGATGAACTTTATCAAAATGTAGTTACAAACGACCTGAGAGAAAAGTGTAATAAATACTTGGATGATCATTTAATTTATTTTGGAGGCGGGAAATATGACGATGAAGCTATAAATTCAAAAAATGAAATCCAGAATACTTATTTATTCATTTTGCAGCAATCATATTTTCTAAAGAAAAAGGAAATTTTAGAATTACAGGATTCTCTAAGATAA
- a CDS encoding ABC-F family ATP-binding cassette domain-containing protein: MLTVNNLSVQFGKRILFDEVNTTFTQGNCYGVIGANGAGKSTFLKILAGDIDPTSGRVFLEPGKRMSVLNQNHNMFDEHTVLETVMMGNKVLFAVKSEMDALYADYDDANADRIGELQVQFEEMNGWNAESDAGAMLSNLGITADMHYTLMADVEGKLKVRVLLAQALFGNPDVLVMDEPTNDLDFETISWLENFLANYENTVIVVSHDRHFLDAVCTHISDIDFSKINHYSGNYTFWYESSQLAARQKAQQNKKAEEKKAELEEFIRRFSANVAKSKQATSRKKMIDKLNLEEIKPSSRRYPAIIFETEREAGDQILHVQNLSATMDGELLFKNVDLNMAKGDKVVVFSKDSRATTAFYEILNGNLKADTGTFDWGITTTQSYLPNDNSSFFTDGSLNLVDWLRQFVKTEEERDEVYVRGFLGKMIFSGEEALKKCTVLSGGEKVRCMLSRMMMIRANVLMLDEPTNHLDLESITAFNNSLKNFKGSVLFTTHDHEFAQTVANRVLEITPNGVIDRYMTFDEYLDDEKIQEMRKKMYA, translated from the coding sequence ATGTTAACTGTAAATAATTTATCGGTTCAGTTTGGTAAAAGAATATTGTTTGACGAAGTAAACACTACGTTCACTCAAGGCAATTGCTATGGTGTGATTGGTGCTAACGGCGCCGGAAAATCTACTTTCCTTAAAATTCTTGCCGGAGATATTGATCCTACATCGGGAAGAGTTTTCCTGGAGCCGGGAAAACGTATGTCGGTTTTGAACCAAAATCACAATATGTTTGATGAGCATACGGTTTTAGAAACTGTAATGATGGGAAACAAGGTTTTGTTTGCTGTGAAATCAGAAATGGATGCCTTGTATGCTGATTATGATGATGCCAATGCGGATAGAATAGGAGAGTTGCAGGTGCAGTTTGAGGAAATGAATGGCTGGAATGCAGAATCTGACGCTGGTGCGATGTTGTCTAACTTGGGTATTACTGCCGATATGCATTATACTTTGATGGCTGATGTAGAAGGAAAACTAAAAGTTCGTGTGCTTTTGGCGCAGGCACTTTTTGGAAATCCTGATGTATTGGTAATGGATGAGCCTACGAATGACCTGGATTTCGAAACGATTTCGTGGTTAGAAAACTTCCTGGCAAATTATGAAAATACGGTAATTGTAGTTTCTCACGACCGTCACTTTTTGGATGCTGTTTGTACCCATATTTCGGATATTGACTTTTCAAAGATTAACCATTACTCAGGAAACTATACGTTTTGGTATGAATCAAGTCAATTAGCGGCTCGTCAGAAAGCACAGCAAAACAAAAAAGCAGAAGAAAAGAAAGCCGAGCTGGAAGAATTCATTCGTCGTTTTAGCGCCAATGTAGCCAAATCAAAACAAGCGACTTCACGTAAGAAGATGATTGACAAATTGAATCTGGAAGAAATTAAACCATCAAGCCGTAGATATCCTGCAATTATTTTTGAAACCGAAAGAGAAGCCGGAGATCAAATTTTGCATGTTCAAAATCTTTCCGCAACAATGGATGGAGAATTGTTATTTAAGAATGTAGATTTAAACATGGCAAAAGGTGACAAAGTAGTTGTGTTTTCTAAAGATTCGCGTGCTACGACTGCTTTTTACGAAATACTAAACGGAAACTTAAAAGCAGATACCGGGACTTTTGACTGGGGAATTACAACTACACAGTCGTATTTGCCGAATGATAATAGTTCGTTCTTTACTGACGGAAGTTTAAATCTTGTAGATTGGTTACGTCAGTTTGTGAAAACCGAAGAAGAGCGTGATGAGGTTTATGTTCGTGGTTTCCTTGGGAAAATGATTTTCTCAGGTGAAGAAGCCTTGAAAAAATGTACGGTATTATCCGGTGGCGAAAAAGTGCGTTGTATGTTATCACGAATGATGATGATACGTGCCAACGTTTTGATGCTTGACGAACCAACCAATCATTTGGATTTGGAATCGATTACGGCATTCAATAATTCATTAAAAAACTTTAAAGGTTCGGTATTGTTTACTACGCATGACCATGAGTTTGCACAAACGGTTGCGAATCGTGTTTTAGAAATTACACCAAACGGAGTTATTGACAGATACATGACTTTTGATGAATATCTTGATGATGAGAAGATTCAGGAAATGAGAAAGAAAATGTATGCTTAA
- a CDS encoding TlpA family protein disulfide reductase yields MMHCLRNIKVFSLVLPMIALLSSCKSEFKGCEYVAYFGGEVVNPNNPYVLFCKDNEVIDTLKLDENNRFFTQFDSLAPGLYSFKHEPEYQYVYFDKNDSIMVRVNSKEFDESIAFCGRGDQKNNFLMEMYLKNEKDKYKMFEYFDDNFEDFSKEIDATYAKATSFYNTRKAEIKWSDEFDLFAKASLDFNYYSKKELYPLIHKIRTGEDMIEKLPANYYDYRKTIDFNNVALSNYAPYVMYLSHMLNNMGTINYHNHFSEKDLALKTNINKMTIADTLIKNKMVKNNILNNIAFTYLLEDQNMTNNNKFLDTYKKLSTDKSKKNEITAICNAIQMLKVGNSLPEVPLIDTTGASVSLTSLSKPNTVFFFWTEKAKSHFEAVHIKIMALKSKFPQYNFVAVNINDSKEDWKKTLDKYKFKGVTEVHCSDFETIKNKWAINKIHRTIILDNKGVIKNAFTNIFDSKFEENLK; encoded by the coding sequence ATGATGCACTGCTTAAGAAATATAAAGGTTTTTAGTTTAGTTCTCCCGATGATTGCTCTTTTGAGTTCGTGTAAAAGCGAGTTTAAAGGTTGCGAGTATGTCGCTTATTTTGGTGGAGAAGTAGTAAATCCGAATAATCCTTATGTGCTTTTCTGCAAAGATAATGAAGTCATTGACACCTTAAAACTTGACGAAAACAATCGCTTTTTTACGCAATTCGACTCGCTTGCTCCCGGACTTTATTCTTTTAAACACGAGCCTGAATATCAATATGTTTATTTTGATAAGAATGACAGCATTATGGTTCGTGTGAATTCAAAAGAATTTGATGAATCAATTGCTTTTTGTGGCCGTGGCGATCAGAAAAACAATTTCCTTATGGAAATGTATTTGAAAAATGAAAAGGACAAATACAAAATGTTTGAGTATTTCGATGACAATTTTGAAGACTTTTCTAAAGAAATAGATGCAACTTATGCTAAAGCAACTTCCTTTTACAATACCCGAAAAGCAGAAATTAAATGGAGTGACGAATTTGATCTTTTTGCCAAAGCATCTTTAGATTTTAATTATTATTCCAAAAAAGAATTATATCCTCTCATTCACAAAATCAGAACCGGAGAAGATATGATTGAAAAATTACCGGCAAATTATTACGATTACAGAAAGACCATTGATTTCAATAATGTTGCCCTTTCAAATTACGCTCCGTATGTGATGTATTTGTCGCATATGCTGAACAATATGGGAACTATCAATTATCACAATCATTTTAGTGAAAAGGATTTAGCCTTGAAAACCAATATCAATAAAATGACCATAGCTGATACGTTGATTAAAAATAAAATGGTAAAAAATAATATTCTCAACAATATTGCTTTTACCTATTTGCTTGAAGATCAGAACATGACCAACAACAATAAGTTTTTGGACACCTATAAAAAACTGTCTACCGACAAGAGCAAGAAGAATGAAATAACAGCCATTTGCAACGCAATCCAAATGCTTAAAGTTGGTAATTCATTACCCGAAGTTCCTCTAATTGATACAACCGGCGCTAGTGTTTCTTTAACTAGTTTGTCAAAACCAAATACAGTATTTTTCTTTTGGACAGAAAAAGCGAAGTCGCATTTTGAAGCTGTCCACATAAAAATAATGGCGCTAAAATCTAAATTCCCACAATATAATTTTGTGGCAGTAAATATTAATGACAGCAAGGAAGATTGGAAAAAAACCTTGGATAAATACAAATTCAAAGGCGTTACCGAAGTGCATTGTTCCGATTTTGAAACGATAAAAAACAAATGGGCAATCAACAAAATACACCGTACCATAATTCTTGATAACAAAGGAGTAATCAAAAATGCCTTTACGAACATATTTGATTCGAAGTTTGAGGAGAATTTGAAGTAG
- the fsa gene encoding fructose-6-phosphate aldolase, protein MKFFIDTANLNDIREAQALGVLDGVTTNPSLMAKEGISGKNNILKHYVDICNIVDGDVSAEVIAVDYDGMIKEGEELADLHPQIVVKLPMTKEGVKACKYFSDKGVKTNVTLVFSAGQALLAAKAGATYVSPFLGRLDDCSTDGLALIQEIRDIYDNYAFETQILAASIRHTMHVVNCAKIGADVMTGPLSSITGLLKHPLTDIGLAQFLADYAKGNQ, encoded by the coding sequence ATGAAATTTTTTATTGACACTGCCAATTTAAATGACATCAGAGAAGCACAAGCACTTGGTGTTCTTGATGGCGTTACAACAAATCCTTCGTTGATGGCAAAAGAAGGAATCTCAGGAAAAAACAATATCCTAAAACACTACGTTGACATTTGCAATATTGTTGATGGTGATGTTAGTGCCGAAGTTATTGCGGTTGACTATGACGGAATGATTAAAGAAGGAGAAGAGTTGGCTGATTTGCATCCACAAATTGTGGTAAAATTGCCAATGACAAAAGAAGGTGTGAAAGCCTGTAAATACTTCTCAGATAAAGGAGTTAAAACAAATGTAACTTTAGTTTTCTCTGCTGGTCAAGCGCTTTTAGCAGCTAAAGCAGGAGCAACTTATGTTTCTCCGTTCTTAGGAAGATTAGACGATTGTTCTACAGATGGTTTAGCATTGATTCAGGAAATCCGTGACATCTATGATAACTACGCTTTTGAAACCCAAATTTTGGCAGCTTCTATTCGTCACACTATGCACGTTGTAAATTGTGCTAAAATTGGTGCAGATGTAATGACCGGACCATTATCATCAATCACAGGATTGTTAAAACATCCTTTAACGGATATCGGTTTGGCGCAGTTCTTAGCGGATTATGCTAAAGGAAATCAGTAA
- a CDS encoding SDR family oxidoreductase, with protein sequence MSKVVLITGGSSGIGKAIGEFLFHKGFTVYGTSRNPEKVTNSVFPLIALDVRSAESIQLAVAKVISISKRIDVVINNAGVGITGPIEETATAEMRNNFETNFFGPIEVIKAVLPQMREQKSGLIINITSIAGYMGLPYRGIYSASKGALEIITEAISMEVKSFGINLVNVAPGDFATNIASGRYHAPVVSGSAYESTYGNTLKQMDEHVDSGSNPDEMAMAIYQIIIDKNPKLHYKVGSFMQKFSIVLKRILPDRIYESMLMNHYKL encoded by the coding sequence ATGAGTAAAGTAGTATTAATCACAGGCGGTTCATCCGGAATTGGGAAAGCCATTGGAGAGTTTTTATTTCACAAAGGATTTACCGTTTACGGAACGAGCCGCAATCCGGAGAAAGTAACTAATTCAGTATTTCCTTTGATTGCTTTGGATGTTCGAAGTGCTGAAAGCATTCAGCTGGCTGTTGCCAAAGTCATTTCTATTTCTAAACGAATTGATGTTGTAATCAACAACGCCGGTGTTGGAATTACGGGACCAATAGAAGAAACGGCAACAGCTGAAATGCGGAATAATTTCGAAACGAATTTCTTTGGCCCGATTGAAGTGATTAAGGCGGTTTTGCCACAAATGCGCGAACAAAAATCGGGTTTGATTATCAACATTACTTCGATTGCAGGTTATATGGGTTTGCCTTACAGAGGCATTTATTCGGCGTCTAAAGGTGCGTTGGAAATTATAACTGAAGCGATTAGTATGGAAGTAAAGTCGTTTGGGATAAACCTGGTGAATGTTGCTCCGGGCGATTTTGCTACGAATATTGCATCGGGAAGATATCATGCGCCGGTTGTTTCCGGTTCGGCTTATGAATCGACTTATGGCAATACGCTAAAACAAATGGATGAACACGTGGATAGCGGTAGCAATCCAGACGAAATGGCAATGGCAATTTACCAAATCATAATTGATAAGAATCCGAAACTGCATTATAAAGTCGGCTCGTTTATGCAAAAGTTCTCCATAGTTTTAAAGCGAATTTTGCCGGATAGAATTTATGAAAGTATGTTGATGAATCATTATAAACTATAA
- a CDS encoding enolase C-terminal domain-like protein, with translation MVLQWQIVRFQLKETFAIAYGNYTHREALIVALEKSGSKGYGECTSIDYYHISLADFEVTLSKIRSQIESQNIIHPTDFYSFLLKLELPSFLRSALDCAYWDLFGKLEKKSFLELNNIDFNKLPDSSITISVDTVENQIKKIDKSVWTKFKVKCNYFDENDISKLLELDATIALDSNGSFTKENCLWLENNEAISKFAYLEQPMKPGLDNYKVLHADKSANWMADEDCQDSTALKDLKNHYRSINIKLVKCGGLTPAVEMIYAAKELGYKIMIGCMTESTIGISAGAALAPFCDYADLDGANLIANDIARGSEIVNGKIQLSESYGLGIKLR, from the coding sequence ATGGTTTTACAATGGCAAATAGTACGATTTCAACTTAAGGAAACCTTTGCCATTGCCTATGGAAATTATACCCACAGAGAAGCTTTAATCGTAGCACTTGAAAAGAGTGGAAGCAAAGGTTATGGAGAATGCACTTCTATAGATTATTATCATATAAGTCTTGCGGATTTCGAAGTTACTTTGTCCAAAATAAGATCACAGATTGAAAGCCAAAACATAATTCATCCGACCGATTTTTATAGTTTCCTTTTAAAATTAGAACTGCCAAGTTTTCTGCGCTCTGCACTAGATTGCGCTTATTGGGATTTGTTTGGCAAACTCGAAAAGAAAAGTTTTTTGGAATTAAACAATATCGATTTTAATAAACTTCCTGATTCTTCGATTACAATTAGTGTTGACACTGTTGAAAATCAAATCAAAAAAATTGATAAATCTGTCTGGACAAAATTTAAAGTCAAATGCAATTATTTTGATGAAAACGATATTTCTAAATTATTAGAATTGGATGCAACTATTGCACTTGATTCCAACGGAAGTTTTACCAAAGAAAATTGCCTTTGGTTAGAAAACAACGAAGCCATTTCAAAGTTTGCCTATTTGGAGCAACCTATGAAACCTGGCTTAGATAATTACAAAGTTTTACACGCTGATAAATCTGCCAATTGGATGGCAGATGAAGATTGCCAGGATAGTACTGCTTTAAAAGATTTGAAAAATCATTACCGAAGTATCAATATTAAACTCGTAAAATGCGGTGGATTGACACCAGCAGTTGAAATGATTTACGCTGCAAAAGAATTGGGTTATAAAATCATGATTGGTTGCATGACCGAATCTACAATCGGAATTTCTGCTGGTGCAGCATTAGCGCCGTTTTGTGATTATGCCGATTTGGATGGCGCGAATTTGATTGCCAATGATATTGCTAGAGGAAGCGAAATTGTAAATGGTAAAATTCAGCTCAGTGAAAGTTACGGATTAGGTATAAAATTGAGATAA
- a CDS encoding glutaminyl-peptide cyclotransferase, which yields MKLRKPLITILLGLFCVSFLGVNIISCGDSRHDIENYFSFDEGNLKPMYQATDKVDLSLLNAKNKTIDSIAYFVNDKRVSSVKGNAKFTLDLNGKKLGYQNVKALVYFEGDTVSTKTRVEVASGIVPKLLKYTIVNTYAHDPNAFTEGFEFFRDTLIESTGQNGKSYFAKIDHKTGKAYKKVDIDQQYFGEGVTVINNKIYQLTWQNEEGFIYDANTMKKLKTFKFDKKVEGWGMTNDGKNIYHSDGTEKIWTMNPETQKLTDFINVYTNDSKIKSVNELEWINGKIYGNIWQKDAIAVINPQTGAVEQVLDLSALRAKVTNPEAEVLNGIAYNKKTNTIFVTGKNWNKTFELKVSE from the coding sequence ATGAAACTCCGTAAACCTTTAATTACCATTTTATTAGGCTTATTCTGCGTTAGCTTTTTAGGCGTAAACATTATTAGCTGTGGCGATAGTCGACATGATATAGAAAACTATTTTAGCTTTGACGAAGGCAATTTAAAGCCTATGTATCAGGCAACAGACAAAGTTGACTTAAGCTTATTGAATGCTAAAAACAAAACCATTGACAGCATTGCGTATTTTGTAAATGATAAAAGAGTTTCCTCTGTAAAAGGCAATGCCAAATTCACATTGGATTTGAATGGCAAAAAGTTAGGCTATCAAAATGTGAAAGCTTTGGTTTATTTTGAAGGCGATACGGTTTCCACCAAAACCCGCGTTGAAGTGGCTTCTGGAATTGTTCCAAAACTATTAAAGTATACAATTGTTAATACTTATGCTCATGACCCGAATGCGTTTACCGAAGGATTTGAATTCTTCCGTGACACTTTAATAGAAAGCACCGGACAAAATGGTAAATCGTACTTTGCCAAAATTGACCATAAAACCGGAAAAGCATACAAAAAAGTGGACATTGACCAGCAATATTTTGGTGAAGGCGTTACCGTTATCAACAACAAAATCTATCAATTAACCTGGCAAAATGAAGAAGGTTTTATTTATGATGCCAATACCATGAAAAAGCTAAAAACCTTTAAGTTTGACAAAAAAGTAGAAGGTTGGGGAATGACGAATGATGGTAAAAACATTTATCACTCTGACGGAACAGAAAAGATTTGGACAATGAATCCGGAAACGCAAAAGCTAACCGATTTTATAAATGTCTATACCAATGACAGTAAAATTAAAAGCGTTAACGAACTGGAATGGATTAACGGCAAAATCTATGGCAACATCTGGCAGAAAGACGCTATAGCGGTTATCAATCCGCAAACTGGAGCAGTTGAACAAGTATTGGATTTATCGGCTTTGCGGGCTAAAGTAACCAATCCTGAAGCCGAAGTCTTAAACGGAATTGCCTACAACAAAAAGACAAATACCATCTTCGTTACCGGTAAAAACTGGAATAAAACATTTGAGCTAAAGGTTTCAGAATAA
- a CDS encoding MBOAT family O-acyltransferase yields MVFNSYTFVAFFILILFLHNLPIPWKTKKVNLLLASYIFYAAWNPPFILLLWLSTVIDFYVGRALYTKENPHKKKLLLVVSLIGNLGMLCFFKYGTFLLENFVALSHVVGFDFNPAKPNIILPAGISFYTFTTLCYTIDMYKKESKPVKSLLDFSLFVTFFPHLVAGPIVRPPQLVPQFESPRVASRKQMMDGLLLLTLGLFMKVVLADSMLSDTADSVFDSHDKLPMLDAWIGVLAFSGQIFLDFAGYSTCAIGVALCLGFVLPQNFNYPYAAIGFTDFWRRWHITLSSWLRDYLYIPLGGSRNGKAKMYFALMMTMLLGGLWHGANWTFVAWGGLHGLYLWVEKFFKDRRGVKPESNTTANTLTNFCYAMLTFMLVNITWVFFRSETFAGSWALLQSMFGMADGKPLLTTLAILKVAIIIPFIVLFHWFLRNTKVLDVAYKLSWVWLSIAWSGMLLLLIWAQESGSSFIYFQF; encoded by the coding sequence ATGGTATTCAATTCCTATACATTCGTCGCTTTCTTTATACTGATACTTTTTCTGCACAACTTGCCAATTCCATGGAAAACTAAAAAAGTAAACCTATTATTAGCCAGTTATATTTTCTATGCTGCCTGGAATCCGCCGTTTATCCTGCTGTTATGGCTGTCCACGGTTATTGATTTTTATGTTGGTAGAGCGTTATATACTAAGGAAAACCCGCACAAAAAGAAACTTCTATTAGTTGTTAGTTTGATTGGTAATTTGGGAATGCTTTGCTTCTTCAAATACGGAACATTTTTGTTAGAGAATTTTGTGGCATTAAGCCATGTAGTCGGATTTGATTTTAATCCGGCTAAACCAAATATTATTCTTCCGGCAGGAATTTCGTTTTACACATTCACAACTTTGTGTTATACTATTGATATGTATAAAAAGGAAAGCAAGCCAGTCAAATCATTATTGGATTTCTCTTTGTTTGTGACTTTCTTTCCACACTTGGTTGCCGGTCCGATTGTCAGACCACCGCAATTAGTACCACAGTTTGAAAGTCCAAGAGTAGCTTCGCGTAAGCAAATGATGGATGGTTTACTTCTGCTGACTTTGGGATTGTTTATGAAAGTAGTATTGGCCGATTCAATGTTATCGGATACTGCTGATTCGGTTTTTGACAGCCATGATAAGTTACCGATGTTAGATGCATGGATTGGAGTTCTTGCTTTTTCCGGACAGATTTTCCTTGACTTTGCAGGGTATTCTACCTGTGCTATTGGTGTGGCGTTATGTCTTGGATTTGTATTGCCTCAGAACTTTAACTATCCTTATGCTGCAATTGGATTTACTGACTTTTGGCGTCGTTGGCATATTACTTTATCGAGTTGGTTAAGAGATTATCTTTATATTCCGTTAGGTGGAAGTCGTAACGGAAAAGCTAAGATGTATTTTGCTTTAATGATGACCATGCTTTTGGGAGGTTTATGGCATGGCGCCAATTGGACTTTTGTGGCTTGGGGCGGATTGCATGGTTTGTATCTTTGGGTGGAAAAATTCTTTAAAGACAGAAGGGGAGTGAAGCCTGAAAGTAATACAACGGCAAACACCTTGACCAACTTTTGTTATGCGATGTTAACCTTTATGTTGGTCAATATCACATGGGTATTCTTCCGTTCTGAAACTTTTGCAGGTTCGTGGGCGTTGTTGCAATCTATGTTTGGTATGGCTGATGGAAAACCACTGTTAACCACTTTAGCCATTTTGAAAGTAGCTATTATCATTCCGTTTATAGTATTGTTTCATTGGTTTTTACGAAACACCAAAGTACTCGATGTTGCTTACAAACTCTCGTGGGTTTGGTTGAGCATTGCCTGGTCAGGAATGTTGCTATTGCTTATTTGGGCACAGGAAAGCGGTAGTTCGTTTATCTATTTTCAGTTTTAG
- a CDS encoding DUF4242 domain-containing protein, translating into MPKYVIEREIPGAGDLTQEQLKGISQTSCGVLSKLGSEIQWVESFVTGDKIYCVYIAPNEELIKEHAKQGGFPANSIAEVKNIINPVTAE; encoded by the coding sequence ATGCCAAAGTATGTTATTGAACGAGAAATTCCCGGAGCGGGTGATTTAACTCAGGAGCAATTAAAAGGAATTTCACAAACTTCTTGCGGTGTTTTGAGTAAATTAGGATCAGAAATCCAATGGGTGGAAAGTTTTGTTACGGGTGACAAAATTTATTGTGTTTACATTGCACCTAATGAAGAACTGATAAAAGAGCATGCTAAACAGGGTGGATTTCCAGCCAATAGCATTGCTGAAGTTAAGAATATAATCAATCCGGTTACCGCTGAGTAA